The Malus domestica chromosome 06, GDT2T_hap1 genome has a segment encoding these proteins:
- the LOC139196821 gene encoding uncharacterized protein — MAEESIGCLLVQDNDTGREQAIFYLSRNLNQPEIYYSAVEKLYLAVFFAASKLRHYMLPSVTQVIAQTDFIRYMLTRLIKAVKGQALADFLAQHPSPYGFGGTDVEIGMVETCDNYWTMYFEGLSTSSSAGVGIVIQSPNHDRWYFSLKLNFECINNQAEYETLIIGLGILHDLQATRALIFGDSELVINQLNGSFRCMSCTLASYHMAASYLVESFNGITFEHISRIHNTDADELAQITSGT; from the exons ATGGCCgaagagtccatcggctgcctcctcgTGCAAGACAACGATACCGGACGAGAGCAGGCTATTTTCTACCTCAGTCGAAATCTTAATCAACCGGAGATCTATTATTCCGCCGTCGAGAAACTCTATCTCGCCGTATTTTTTGCCGCCtccaagcttcggcattacatgctcccatcggtcacacaagtcattgcccagaccgacttCATCCGCTACATGCTCACCCGACTAATC AAAGCGGTCAAAGGCCAGGCACTGGCTGATTTCCTCGCTCAACACCCTTCCCCCTATGGTTTTGGGGGCACCgacgtcgaaatcggcatggttgaaACGTGCGATAACTactggacgatgtactttgaAGGCTTAAGTACTTCATCCTCGGCTGGCGTTGGCATTGTCATTCAATCCCCAAAccacgatcgttggtatttttcgctcaagCTGAATTTTGAATGCAtaaataatcaggccgaatacgaaacCCTCATCATCGGCCTTGGCATCCTTCATGACTTGCAGGCAACCCGTGCCCTCATCTTCGGCGACTctgaacttgtgattaaccaacttaatgggtcttttcgatgcatgagttgtaccctggcaTCCTACCACATGGCCGCTAGCTATTTGGTTGAATCCTTCAACGGTATTACATTTGAACATATTTCTCGGatccataataccgacgcagacgaaTTGGCTCAAATCACCTCCGGTACATAA